Proteins encoded within one genomic window of Candidatus Nezhaarchaeota archaeon:
- the mnhG gene encoding monovalent cation/H(+) antiporter subunit G, whose amino-acid sequence MWDLIEQVLLYIGMTLIVVGALCDLIGALGLLRFPNFFVRLHAATVGVIGGAVYPLFGLTLIAFACDFLGYWKWLFASGSFITAIIIMITAPAGSHALARGSHRGGVPVEPKICDFLEEDKGRGN is encoded by the coding sequence ATGTGGGATTTAATCGAGCAAGTACTCCTATATATAGGCATGACCTTGATAGTTGTAGGAGCGCTATGTGACTTAATTGGAGCACTAGGCTTATTGAGGTTTCCTAACTTCTTTGTACGTCTTCATGCCGCCACTGTTGGTGTGATTGGCGGAGCTGTGTACCCCCTCTTTGGACTTACTCTAATAGCTTTTGCCTGTGACTTTTTGGGGTATTGGAAATGGCTATTCGCCTCAGGCTCATTCATCACAGCCATAATAATAATGATCACAGCTCCAGCAGGCTCTCACGCATTAGCTAGAGGCTCTCATAGAGGTGGAGTTCCAGTTGAACCTAAAATATGTGACTTCCTTGAAGAAGACAAAGGAAGGGGGAATTGA
- a CDS encoding sodium:proton antiporter: MILETFFQLYGYIAIVVIIVISLYGIVRGPSLIKKLIALTIFGDTANVLIIFLGFKFGEVYPPVLPTLKPTPEDIAWFVSTAVDPVPQCLVITAVVINMAITMFLAFLVIQVYRLYGTTMVKKIAKLKG; encoded by the coding sequence ATGATTCTTGAAACTTTCTTTCAGCTCTACGGTTACATAGCTATTGTGGTGATAATAGTGATATCGCTATACGGGATAGTTAGAGGGCCGTCGCTAATTAAGAAGTTAATAGCTTTAACAATATTCGGAGATACTGCTAATGTGTTAATAATATTCCTCGGCTTCAAGTTCGGAGAAGTATATCCGCCGGTCCTACCAACTTTGAAGCCAACACCTGAGGACATAGCTTGGTTTGTTTCCACGGCAGTTGATCCAGTACCTCAATGTCTTGTGATAACGGCTGTAGTCATAAACATGGCTATAACAATGTTTCTAGCCTTCCTAGTCATCCAAGTTTATAGACTCTACGGTACCACGATGGTCAAGAAGATAGCTAAACTCAAAGGGTGA
- a CDS encoding DUF4040 domain-containing protein has translation MSLFTASFMAFALTLGALFTYFAIRSKDLLKATIFSAAQSASYALVFFLLMAPDIVLAYIAVAIGIYTVILLYIISKTERYEEVE, from the coding sequence ATGTCACTCTTTACGGCTTCGTTCATGGCCTTTGCCCTTACATTGGGAGCCCTCTTTACTTACTTCGCTATTAGGAGTAAAGACTTGCTCAAGGCTACAATATTCTCAGCAGCTCAATCTGCAAGTTACGCTTTAGTCTTCTTCCTCCTCATGGCCCCTGACATAGTCTTAGCGTATATAGCTGTCGCCATAGGGATATACACGGTGATTCTCTTATACATCATAAGTAAGACGGAGAGATACGAAGAGGTTGAATGA
- a CDS encoding Na+/H+ antiporter subunit E, with the protein MSRALSFVATFLLVFVVFIVASASLSPMDIVLGLITSVVVAAFSSTLLIKETPTKAFNVVRWAWAIAYFFYYFLVIEPKCHWDVIKRILHPKMPIKPGIVRVPYDVESDYAITATACSITNTPGTVVVDIDEEGKKYYVHWIDVKATDPKVCYEMISKTFERYLRRVFD; encoded by the coding sequence ATGTCGAGAGCTCTAAGCTTCGTAGCTACCTTTCTCCTCGTGTTCGTTGTGTTTATAGTGGCATCAGCATCTCTATCACCTATGGACATAGTCTTGGGCCTAATAACGTCGGTAGTCGTGGCCGCCTTCTCCTCAACGCTCTTAATAAAGGAGACACCCACGAAAGCTTTTAACGTAGTTAGATGGGCTTGGGCTATAGCATACTTCTTCTATTACTTCTTAGTAATTGAACCTAAGTGTCACTGGGACGTTATAAAGAGAATACTTCACCCAAAGATGCCAATTAAGCCTGGTATAGTGAGAGTACCTTATGATGTGGAGAGCGATTACGCGATAACAGCAACTGCATGCTCAATAACTAACACCCCTGGAACTGTTGTAGTCGACATAGATGAGGAAGGAAAGAAGTACTACGTGCATTGGATAGACGTTAAGGCAACTGACCCCAAAGTTTGCTATGAAATGATATCCAAGACCTTTGAGAGGTACTTGAGGAGGGTTTTCGATTGA
- a CDS encoding MnhB domain-containing protein — MKAKDVVVGIAAAILLLTITVAIVLGGTGWTPLTEVRPLAKFYLENCFNVFDKSYWAASPEAVSAMLWDYRGIDTYYETAVFFLAIIGGVALFRIAEVKVGAISGVRREQGLSIIVKTVTRIVSPLIITVSASVALHGHLTPGGGFQSGSMMAVAFLTAIAAFSRYFIEEHLRLTKDKFLTLRTVGLVTIAILVLAPILAGSITLMQNQAKPWSPATSFPEALGFVWTAGSIFYYNLAEFLAVGAGFTLLFLLISMPEEEFRRILRL, encoded by the coding sequence ATGAAAGCGAAGGATGTGGTGGTGGGGATTGCAGCAGCCATCCTCCTACTCACAATCACTGTAGCGATAGTTCTCGGAGGGACCGGTTGGACTCCTCTTACTGAAGTACGCCCACTAGCCAAGTTCTACCTTGAGAACTGCTTCAACGTGTTTGACAAAAGCTATTGGGCAGCTAGTCCTGAAGCTGTAAGCGCTATGTTGTGGGACTATAGAGGAATAGATACGTACTATGAAACAGCTGTCTTTTTCCTCGCAATCATAGGCGGCGTGGCCCTCTTTAGGATAGCTGAGGTGAAGGTTGGTGCTATAAGCGGTGTGCGAAGAGAACAAGGCCTGTCAATAATAGTCAAGACCGTGACCAGAATCGTCTCCCCCCTGATAATCACGGTGTCAGCATCGGTAGCCCTTCACGGCCACCTAACCCCTGGAGGTGGTTTCCAATCGGGCTCGATGATGGCCGTTGCCTTCCTAACAGCAATAGCCGCCTTCTCAAGATACTTCATAGAGGAGCATCTTAGGCTAACTAAGGATAAGTTCTTAACCTTGAGGACCGTCGGGCTAGTAACCATAGCCATTCTGGTTTTAGCACCAATACTAGCTGGATCCATTACCCTCATGCAGAATCAAGCAAAACCATGGTCTCCTGCAACCTCTTTCCCAGAGGCTCTCGGCTTTGTGTGGACGGCCGGCTCAATATTCTACTACAACTTAGCTGAGTTCTTGGCTGTTGGAGCAGGCTTCACACTCCTCTTCCTCTTAATTTCGATGCCAGAGGAGGAGTTCAGGAGGATCTTGAGATTATGA